The Streptomyces pactum genome contains a region encoding:
- a CDS encoding DUF4032 domain-containing protein — translation MALQISATNPEHPALLLELPWQTPLEEWPEEYLVPLPRGISRHIVRYARAGDEVIAVKELAERPALREYQLLRDLDRLAIPAVDALAVVTGRTGTAGEALEPVLVTRHLGGSLPYRSMFETTLRPATMHRLMDALAVLLVRLHLAGFAWGDCSLSNTLFRRDAGAYAAYLVDAETGELHPRLSEGQRDYDLDLARVNISGELLDLEASGALHPSVDPIDFGTEICARYRSLWEELTRTSVYPAGKYHYIERRIRRLNDLGFDVAEMQIEHASNGDTVTFVPKVVDAGHHQRQLLRLTGLDAEENQARRLLNDLESWMATQDDYAPGDPLGARPEVLAHRWVREVFRPTVRAVPVELRGAMDPAEIYHELLEHRWYLSERAQHDIGLDTAVADYVEHVLPKARQTLQPTAD, via the coding sequence ATGGCCTTGCAGATCAGCGCCACCAATCCGGAGCACCCCGCGCTCCTGCTCGAACTGCCGTGGCAGACGCCGCTGGAGGAGTGGCCCGAGGAGTACCTCGTGCCACTGCCGCGCGGCATCTCCCGCCACATCGTCCGCTACGCCCGGGCCGGGGACGAGGTGATCGCCGTCAAGGAGCTGGCCGAACGGCCCGCGCTGCGCGAGTACCAGTTGCTGCGCGACCTGGACCGGCTCGCCATCCCCGCGGTGGACGCGCTGGCCGTGGTCACCGGCCGCACCGGCACGGCCGGCGAGGCACTGGAACCGGTGCTGGTCACACGGCACCTCGGCGGCTCGCTGCCGTACCGGTCGATGTTCGAGACGACGCTGCGCCCGGCGACCATGCACCGTCTGATGGACGCCCTGGCCGTGCTGCTGGTCCGGCTGCACCTGGCCGGGTTCGCCTGGGGCGACTGCTCGCTGTCCAACACGCTCTTCCGGCGGGACGCGGGCGCCTACGCCGCGTACCTGGTGGACGCCGAGACCGGCGAGCTGCATCCGCGGCTGAGCGAGGGGCAGCGCGACTACGACCTCGACCTCGCCCGGGTGAACATCAGCGGCGAGCTGCTCGACCTGGAGGCGTCGGGGGCGCTGCACCCGTCCGTCGACCCGATCGACTTCGGCACGGAGATCTGCGCCCGCTACCGGAGCCTGTGGGAGGAGCTGACCCGCACCTCCGTCTACCCGGCGGGCAAGTACCACTACATCGAACGCCGGATCCGGCGGCTCAACGACCTCGGCTTCGACGTGGCCGAGATGCAGATCGAGCACGCCTCCAACGGCGACACGGTCACCTTCGTGCCCAAGGTCGTCGACGCCGGCCACCACCAGCGCCAACTGCTGCGCCTGACGGGCCTGGACGCCGAGGAGAACCAGGCCAGGCGGCTGCTGAACGACCTGGAGAGCTGGATGGCCACCCAGGACGACTACGCCCCGGGCGACCCCCTGGGCGCCCGCCCGGAGGTCCTCGCCCACCGCTGGGTGCGCGAGGTCTTCCGGCCCACCGTGCGCGCGGTGCCGGTGGAACTGCGCGGCGCGATGGACCCGGCCGAGATCTACCACGAGCTGCTGGAGCACCGCTGGTACCTGTCCGAGCGGGCCCAGCACGACATCGGCCTCGACACGGCCGTCGCCGACTACGTCGAGCACGTCCTGCCCAAGGCCCGACAGACCCTGCAGCCGACGGCGGACTGA